The following coding sequences lie in one Psychrobacter arenosus genomic window:
- a CDS encoding DarT1-associated NADAR antitoxin family protein has product MMNTPMEKRPVFMPRVNSDNLVKTDMVHFERHVGFSSKQKKKSINDHHSVIRKKYGFKNVLELSSKSKDKLGISLSSVYLKLTDDKTGEQYSVENAFQSSKVFENGGPFRDLLTVSPRQARKDERLHNSGALTGYDYFGMEWDVGPLTTFYDWLYVNALNQNTQLHEEVMQYQAFTDMEFNPKKSIHCQAYSLAMFVALKKRDLLDKIADPVDFFELYSEFDISNTEHLLEDGWF; this is encoded by the coding sequence GACCGGTATTCATGCCCAGAGTGAATAGCGATAATCTAGTAAAGACGGATATGGTGCACTTTGAGCGTCATGTAGGTTTTTCCAGCAAGCAAAAGAAAAAATCTATCAATGACCATCACAGTGTCATCCGCAAAAAATATGGCTTTAAAAATGTCTTAGAGCTATCGAGTAAGTCTAAAGATAAACTTGGTATTTCCCTAAGCTCAGTTTATTTAAAGCTTACAGATGATAAAACTGGTGAGCAATATAGCGTTGAGAATGCTTTTCAAAGCAGCAAAGTGTTTGAGAATGGCGGGCCTTTTAGAGACTTACTCACTGTATCACCGCGTCAAGCTAGAAAGGATGAGCGTCTGCATAATTCTGGGGCATTAACAGGCTATGATTATTTTGGCATGGAGTGGGATGTAGGGCCATTAACCACTTTTTATGATTGGTTATATGTGAACGCCCTCAATCAAAATACGCAACTTCATGAAGAGGTGATGCAGTATCAGGCCTTTACCGATATGGAATTTAACCCGAAGAAATCTATCCATTGCCAGGCTTATTCTTTAGCAATGTTTGTGGCGCTAAAAAAGCGGGATTTACTGGATAAAATTGCAGACCCCGTAGACTTTTTTGAGCTATATAGCGAGTTTGATATCAGTAATACTGAGCACTTGTTAGAAGACGGTTGGTTCTAA